Proteins encoded by one window of Drosophila melanogaster chromosome X:
- the Myo10A gene encoding myosin 10A, isoform D: MDWAEGDLVWFDPGMGHPIPGEIQEVHRAAQVIVVQALIKGKMRIVRFHLEPWQRGGGGSVTPSPAQSPSLALLSPHVLRRQRPASLEDFEDLPNLSAKHPALPSSRLRRLKCRYPQVVKRLSTLCSDVIARHPQTFALQPGEGSLRARQDLGSSGVEDMTLLDDLHEASLLWNLRLRYDKGLIYTFAGSILIAVNPYKMFPDAYGLEVAKQYAGRPLGSLPPHLFAIGAAAHAALPSPQVVVISGESGSGKTESTKLVMQYLAAVVPGGGSASAVITEQILEAAPLLEAFGNARTARNDNSSRFGKYLEVYFKSGAIVGAKITQYLLEKSRIVTQAPGERNYHVFYELLGGLSETERSKYGLLEADKYFYLNQGATDCASGRVDWESLQGAMQVLGVSEGEREGIVRVLAAVLHLGNVYFHRRQLRHGQEGVEVGSDAEIKWAAHLLHISADGLHRALTSRTTEARAERLHTPLGIDQALDARDAFAKALYAGLFNWLVSRINSIVQKGGTHDAHRISILDIFGFEDLAENSFEQLCINYANENLQLYFNKHVFKLEQAEYARERLEWTPLAWDDNLPVIHLLAKKPVGICHLLDDESNFPRATDLSFLEKCHYNHALSELYARPRIGAQEFGVTHYAGQVWYCVDGFLDKNRDALRGDVLELLASSRLPLVGELTKQLRAQRDAGKTLPKGSNGRFVTMKPRTPTVAARFADSLQQLLQSMGRCHPWFVRCIKPNQEKHALRMDMPCVLQQLRYLGMLDTIQIRQRGYPVRLRFQHFVERYRHLLPSPLARGTPYRELCRALLEAMPRTGVEGPDYQLGATRVFLREALHRALESGRTERLRRAAVSVQRHVRGMLVRRQLARRQAAATRLQARWRGQRAQQRYERLRKGALTAQRLWRGRQARRRVQQLRSDHRRRQEAREAAQRAREAREAKQAVLERSQLSYLDIPAELAFIYSKLQGWSPPHGDRHLVKVLGTVPGPPSSAVQLPEDLGQFSFGKFSSVYCNGLRLQPRREPITAPLLTRAASRDQDFQDALAVFKLILRWSNDKALEGAKEKLLADYIVHKALSSRGLRDEILVQLCNQVHGLPPNSGEATRLWQLLGQCLCCFQPSAAFSKYLMRFVDDEAPESLRPLLLRQLLRQQGGGTSSGAVGAGACRSFVPAWLEWRAWTRGCDMALPLTLPDEASQTVAVDSWTSCEEAAALAVSSLGVASRGWTLVLDDGQQLTDSCGLDYVMDLIAEKELCPAFPAPRSDLLRSGAKFARTTLPDAVKRPAVPPPAPPTSSGKEDVPRERRSSRELLSRSSALNERYFEREPSPGPGQGSSTGQAKSRSKSLDDLLAGDIVPVPTDCDSQEPLHTLGLSESRLNDRYHSAERLAPVGKDTGPRYQKSQHAGRRSHAASHGSHSSKYADKAEYATRSSAMSDTSEAPSLASHVRRVRVPSQASDVDQFLDDLFSPVLDGSLDELSDARSLAASIRGGSYEQENEAESEIDDLDDYINDIFQPIPLVQNLEKLTSKDQLAAIIKGGGVASKPEERDEESEIEDLDDYINELFEPIPVAEGLDKLTSKEHLAVSIRGGGSTDSNGADPLLHQLMQLPGETESGPALYQQQVQRAFLQSAMAQNLQIQQQLLAQNQALQTLLSQQAAAAAANNSTSPPPAPPILSSLSISPPPPQSPMRMKATRSSLVVMESLQPPPPPPPPPMPPPLECKDPSETRHFLDPYGRAKTVRIGKWRWPPPQDEPQFQTEEDFFAFKMRQHQRKTTPQAQHHQMTSNGGMMESGPGARGASATAIEWEEFEIESPTPPPMSGQLMRSSIRLETTTTTTTSAVNNRDRDRETQDVGQPMQSVVTTKLAKKSFEIGADRPPPGSVGKLKLSSEMRQRLEQVTAGHSVRSTVSTKSEQRAPAKLEDTRKLMLQQQLGGLFASVSGGNSGPGGVVDSHATVRTQIERMEGKLSPPPAPPSGGWPGVLLPPAPSVPAPPPPIRPPSMAPPAPPPAPQSPPTARSPEPEPDYRTSSSQVVKEHVPAFIQRQERDTFGAVRQQQMISSHHLHLEDHSASSSPAVAAWEQAERERSRSRSRSRDREDYSESVWDRAEVEGPASGSGSEKEREKRERERERLYEIRQVERERESHKVYQPAPPRVIQASMDTTGGHRREDRTGGLATFRTHMAQKYEHERKRKSSASSGMREELDSMHMTTPPPVIVPAPVPPPSSTSPGLGVVSGVLMGSGSGGSTACLTYNRVPWKLRVRKEVFQPHEPIGPPVALDLLFAQVLGDVFGVTPCLRITPQEKSSALNMLHGHGVSVDTLSNRNGSGAGGGGNGGQVRALVKRHLVDMARDWPLYFARLFAVQGAPLYPDVSIMGVSHSGLYLARRDADYLIVVQAISFGEIQSAVTLPRPAALQLNLRNGKHLALHAARAAAIQSMVTTFVQEFRKSQSKASTLSSGARAAAQTLNVPLERLESRQAHAQRNEHGVDGGSRQNEQLQQSELHHHLQQQQQQQQQQQHHQQQQQQQQLEDAMEEQHMATDHQQQQQQQLGQQQGQQQRFLKQQSYLHSARKSNAGQQPSSLTNGQVHHQEQMLQQQQQQSQSLPHHDLDANYLQDESNGGTPPSVTKYSLLQFAMQHFRNDQLRDADRHHERHQSAANRSYAELVKWQGHAIRLPLLRLPNDLAPLALECFDCILRYCGDIPLDPDLTEVKCVYTVLMHCHKYLALRDEVYCQLMKQTTANRSPCPDSSQRAWRLLSILAAYFGCSDALRPYLMEHLTSAASDRRRSCHGTAAVCLTNLRKTARCGGRKNVPSVEEVTAVSAGRSARRQIYRLPGGAERVVNTRCSTVVADVIAELCALLGVESEAEQQEFSLYCIVQGDAFTMPLAADEYILDVTTELLKSGQPFYLIFCRSVWHFALKREPAPMPLYVEVLFNQVAPDYLEGLLLELPGNGVPVPEMVRDMARIAALLHRAADLSHVPAMKEIKFLLPKPALGIREIRPAQWVGLVQSAWPQVANLSPGQVKAQFLNVLATWPLFGSSFFAVKRIWAEEGPHVEDNHSPMWRDLILALNRRGVLFLDPNTHETLQHWSFMEVISTRKVRSEDGALFLDMKVGNLMQQRVIRVQTEQAHEISRLVRQYITMAQISQRDKRELN; the protein is encoded by the exons GGGACATCCCATTCCCGGCGAGATTCAGGAGGTGCACCGCGCTGCCCAGGTGATTGTCGTGCAGGCGCTCATCAAAGGCAAG ATGCGCATCGTACGGTTTCATTTGGAGCCGTGGCAACGCGGCGGCGGAGGATCGGTGACTCCCAGTCCAGCCCAATCGCCCTCTCTGGCACTCCTCTCGCCGCACGTCCTGCGTCGTCAGCGTCCCGCCAGTCTCGAGGATTTCGAAGATCTTCCAAATCTGTCGGCCAAACATCCGGCTCTGCCCTCCAGTCGCCTGCGTCGCCTCAAGTGTCGATATCCACAAGTGGTCAAGCGACTGTCCACGCTCTGCAGCGATGTGATAGCACGCCAT CCACAAACATTCGCCCTGCAACCAGGAGAAGGCAGCCTGCGCGCTCGCCAGGATCTGGGCAGCAGCGGTGTGGAGGACATGACCCTGCTGGACGATCTGCACGAGGCGTCGCTGCTGTGGAATCTTCGTCTGCGTTACGACAAGGGTCTAATCTACACATTCGCCGGCAGCATCCTGATCGCGGTGAATCCGTACAAGATGTTCCCGGATGCCTACGGATTGGAGGTGGCCAAGCAGTATGCCGGCCGACCACTTGGATCCCTGCCGCCGCATCTGTTTGCTATCGGAGCGGCTGCACATGCCGCATTACCATCGCCGCAGGTGGTAGTCATCTCCGGTGAGAGTGGCTCCGGCAAAACGGAGTCCACCAAATTGGTGATGCAGTACCTGGCGGCCGTGGTGCCCGGCGGTGGATCCGCCTCAGCAGTCATCACCGAGCAGATCCTGGAGGCTGCTCCGCTTCTTGAGGCCTTTGGCAATGCCCGCACCGCGCGCAACGACAATAGTTCGCGGTTTGGAAAGTATCTGGAGGTGTACTTCAAGAGTGGCGCCATCGTGGGCGCCAAGATTACGCAGTACCTGCTGGAGAAGTCGCGTATCGTGACACAGGCGCCGGGCGAACGGAACTACCATGTGTTTTACGAACTCCTAGGCGGACTATCCGAAACGGAGAGATCCAAGTACGGTCTGCTGGAGGCGGACAAGTACTTCTATCTGAACCAGGGCGCCACCGACTGTGCCAGTGGTCGAGTGGACTGGGAGTCACTGCAAGGGGCCATGCAGGTTCTTGGAGTCTCCGAGGGCGAGCGAGAGGGCATCGTGCGTGTCCTGGCGGCAGTTCTTCATCTGGGAAACGTGTACTTCCATCGCCGGCAATTGAGACACGGCCAGGAGGGCGTGGAGGTCGGTTCCGATGCAGAGATCAAATGGGCCGCCCACCTGCTGCACATTAGCGCGGATGGACTGCATCGGGCATTAACCAGTCGCACCACCGAAGCTCGAGCGGAACGATTGCACACGCCACTTGGCATCGATCAGGCATTGGATGCCCGAGATGCCTTCGCCAAGGCTCTCTATGCGGGACTCTTCAATTGGCTGGTCTCGCGGATCAATTCGATTGTTCAGAAGGGCGGAACCCACGATGCCCATCGCATCAGCATCCTGGACATCTTTGGGTTCGAGGATTTGGCGGAGAACAGCTTCGAGCAGCTGTGCATCAACTATGCGAATGAGAACCTGCAGCTGTACTTCAATAAGCATGTCTTTAAGCTGGAGCAGGCGGAGTATGCCCGCGAGCGTCTGGAGTGGACTCCGCTGGCCTGGGACGATAATCTGCCGGTGATCCATCTACTGGCCAAGAAGCCGGTGGGCATTTGCCATCTGTTGGACGACGAGTCCAATTTCCCGCGTGCCACCGATCTGAGTTTCCTGGAGAAGTGCCACTACAATCATGCGCTGAGCGAGCTATACGCTCGTCCGCGGATCGGTGCCCAGGAGTTTGGGGTGACCCACTATGCGGGTCAGGTGTGGTACTGTGTGGACGGTTTCTTGGACAAGAATCGCGATGCGCTGAGGGGTGATGTCCTGGAGCTATTGGCCTCCAGCCGGCTGCCCTTGGTGGGTGAGTTGACCAAACAGCTTCGTGCCCAGAGAGACGCTGGAAAAACTTTGCCAAAGGGCAGCAATGGAAGATTCGTCACGATGAAGCCGCGAACCCCAACGGTAGCAGCCAGATTTGCGGACTCACTGCAGCAGTTGCTCCAATCGATGGGCAGGTGTCATCCATGGTTCGTGCGTTGCATCAAACCGAATCAGGAGAAGCACGCCCTCCGCATGGATATGCCGTGTGTGCTGCAACAACTTCGTTACTTGGGCATGCTGGACACCATCCAGATCCGGCAGCGAGGCTATCCGGTGCGCTTGCGCTTCCAGCACTTTGTGGAGCGTTATCGTCACCTGCTGCCATCGCCTCTGGCCAGAGGTACACCCTACCGCGAGCTGTGCCGAGCTCTGCTGGAGGCCATGCCGCGAACTGGTGTGGAAGGTCCGGATTATCAATTGGGAGCTACGCGGGTTTTCCTGCGCGAGGCATTGCATCGGGCTCTGGAAAGTGGACGAACCGAGCGTCTGCGCCGAGCGGCGGTCAGTGTCCAGAGGCATGTGCGTGGTATGCTTGTCCGCCGGCAATTGGCGCGTCGCCAGGCGGCCGCCACCCGTCTCCAGGCCCGTTGGCGAGGTCAGAGGGCACAGCAACGGTACGAGCGTCTCCGCAAGGGAGCACTCACTGCCCAGCGATTGTGGCGAGGACGCCAGGCGAGGAGGAGAGTCCAACAACTGCGATCCGATCACCGACGCAGGCAGGAGGCCAGGGAGGCAGCTCAGCGAGCTCGCGAGGCACGGGAGGCCAAGCAGGCCGTGCTGGAGAGAAGTCAACTTAGCTACCTGGACATACCAGCCGAATTGGCATTCATCTACTCCAAACTGCAGGGCTGGTCACCGCCGCACGGTGATCGTCATCTGGTCAAGGTATTGGGCACAGTTCCCGGTCCACCGTCGTCGGCAGTTCAGCTGCCCGAGGATTTGGGTCAGTTTTCGTTTGGAAAATTCAGCAGCGTGTACTGCAATGGCTTGAGATTGCAGCCGCGGAGGGAACCCATCACTGCTCCCCTGCTAACAAGAGCTGCCTCGAGGGATCAGGACTTCCAGGATGCATTGGCCGTGTTCAAGCTTATCCTTCGCTGGAGTAACGATAAAGCATTGGAAGGCGCCAAGGAAAAGCTATTGGCCGACTATATTGTGCACAAGGCTTTGAGCTCCAGAGGATTGCGGGATGAGATTCTGGTGCAGTTGTGCAACCAAGTTCATGGCCTGCCGCCCAATTCCGGAGAGGCAACTCGACTGTGGCAACTTTTGGGACAGTGTCTGTGCTGCTTCCAGCCCAGTGCTGCCTTCAGCAAATATCTGATGAGATTCGTGGACGATGAGGCTCCAGAGTCACTGCGTCCACTACTGCTGCGCCAGTTGCTACGCCAGCAGGGCGGTGGAACGTCGAGCGGCGCAGTGGGCGCTGGCGCCTGTCGGAGCTTCGTGCCCGCCTGGCTGGAGTGGCGTGCCTGGACCAGAGGATGCGACATGGCACTACCGCTAACTCTGCCGGACGAGGCCAGTCAAACGGTCGCCGTCGATTCGTGGACCAGTTGCGAGGAGGCCGCAGCTTTAGCTGTTTCATCTTTGGGCGTGGCCAGTCGTGGATGGACCCTGGTGCTGGACGATGGCCAACAGCTCACCGATAGCTGTGGACTAGACTACGTGATGGATTTGATTGCAGAGAAGGAGCTGTGCCCCGCATTTCCTGCTCCCAGGAGTGATCTATTGCGTTCTGGCGCCAAGTTTGCAAGAACCACTCTGCCGGATGCTGTTAAACGTCCAGCGGTTCCGCCACCAGCTCCACCCACTTCCAGTGGCAAGGAGGATGTGCCGCGGGAACGAAGAAGCAGCCGGGAGCTACTCTCCAGAAGCTCGGCGCTCAATGAACGCTATTTCGAACGTGAGCCCAGTCCGGGACCGGGTcagggatcgagtacgggtcAGGCGAAGTCGCGATCCAAGTCACTGGATGACCTGCTCGCCGGTGATATTGTTCCCGTGCCAACGGATTGCGATTCCCAGGAGCCGTTGCACACACTGGGTCTGTCGGAGAGTCGCCTGAACGATCGCTATCACTCGGCGGAGCGGCTGGCTCCAGTCGGCAAGGACACGGGTCCTCGTTACCAGAAGTCCCAGCACGCAGGACGCCGATCCCATGCTGCCTCCCATGGTTCGCATTCCAGTAAATATGCGGACAAGGCCGAGTATGCCACCAGGTCCTCGGCCATGTCCGATACGAGTGAGGCTCCATCCTTGGCTTCCCATGTGAGGAGGGTAAGGGTCCCATCGCAGGCATCAGATGTGGATCAGTTCCTGGACGATCTATTTAGTCCAGTGCTGGATGGTTCCTTGGATGAGCTATCTGATGCCAGATCCTTGGCAGCGAGCATCCGAGGAGGCAGCTATGAACAAGAAAATGAAGCGGAATCGGAAATCGATGACTTGGATGACTACATCAACGATATATTCCAACCGATACCACTCGTCCAGAACTTGGAGAAGCTGACCAGCAAGGATCAGTTGGCGGCTATCATCAAGGGTGGAGGAGTGGCCAGTAAACCCGAGGAGAGGGATGAGGAATCGGAAATCGAGGATCTAGATGACTACATTAATGAGCTCTTTGAACCTATTCCAGTGGCCGAGGGATTAGACAAACTGACCAGCAAGGAGCACCTAGCTGTTAGCATCCGTGGAGGCGGCAGCACGGACAGTAATGGAGCCGATCCGCTGCTCCACCAACTGATGCAGCTGCCCGGCGAGACGGAGTCAGGTCCAGCACTGTATCAGCAGCAGGTGCAGCGCGCCTTCCTGCAGTCTGCAATGGCCCAGAACCTGCAGATCCAGCAGCAACTGCTCGCCCAGAATCAAGCTCTGCAGACGCTGCTTAGTCAGcaggcggcagcggcggcggccaATAACTCCACTTCGCCGCCACCAGCTCCTCCGATCCTGAGTAGCCTTTCTATatcgccaccgccaccgcaaTCCCCAATGCGCATGAAGGCCACCCGGAGTAGTTTGGTGGTGATGGAGTCATTGcaaccaccgccaccacctccaccgccgccAATGCCGCCGCCACTGGAATGCAAGGATCCCTCGGAGACGCGACACTTCCTGGATCCCTACGGCAGGGCCAAGACCGTGCGTATCGGCAAGTGGCGCTGGCCACCGCCCCAGGATGAGCCCCAGTTCCAGACCGAAGAGGATTTCTTCGCCTTCAAGATGCGCCAGCACCAGCGCAAGACGACGCCACAGGCTCAGCATCATCAGATGACCAGCAATGGAGGTATGATGGAGTCGGGTCCTGGAGCACGTGGTGCCTCGGCCACGGCCATCGAGTGGGAGGAGTTCGAGATCGAGAGTCCCACACCGCCGCCCATGAGTGGTCAGCTAATGAGGAGTAGCATCCGACTGGAGACAACCACAACGACAACCACATCGGCGGTGAATAACAGGGACAGAGACCGCGAAACCCAGGATGTGGGACAACCGATGCAGAGTGTGGTCACCACAAAGCTGGCCAAGAAGAGTTTCGAGATCGGTGCGGATCGTCCGCCGCCGGGCAGTGTGGGTAAACTTAAGCTCAGTTCCGAGATGCGACAGCGGTTGGAGCAAGTAACTGCTGGCCATTCGGTTAGATCAACCGTTTCCACCAAGTCGGAGCAAAGAGCTCCGGCCAAACTGGAGGACACACGGAAGCTtatgttgcagcagcagctgggtGGACTCTTTGCCAGCGTGTCTGGTGGAAATTCCGGCCCTGGTGGAGTAGTCGATTCCCATGCAACGGTGCGCACACAGATCGAGCGGATGGAGGGCAAACTATCGCCACCACCAGCTCCGCCGTCGGGCGGCTGGCCTGGAGTGCTACTGCCACCGGCTCCAAGTGTGCCGGCTCCGCCGCCACCCATCAGACCACCCAGCATGGCGCCACCTGCCCCGCCGCCAGCTCCCCAGAGTCCGCCAACGGCTAGGAGTCCCGAACCGGAGCCCGACTATCGCACCTCGAGCAGTCAGGTGGTCAAGGAGCATGTGCCCGCCTTTATTCAGCGCCAGGAGCGCGACACATTCGGTGCAGTGCGTCAGCAGCAGATGATCAGCAGTCACCATCTGCATCTGGAGGACCACTCAGCCTCCTCCTCACCGGCGGTGGCCGCCTGGGAGCAGGCGGAACGGGAAAGATCTCGCAGCCGAAGCAGGAGTCGCGATCGTGAGGATTACTCGGAGTCGGTGTGGGATCGGGCGGAAGTGGAGGGACCCGCCTCCGGAAGTGGCAGTGAAAAGGAGCGCGAGAAGCGGGAGCGTGAACGCGAGCGTCTCTACGAGATTCGCCAAGTGGAACGGGAGCGGGAAAGCCATAAGGTCTACCAGCCGGCGCCGCCGCGTGTCATCCAGGCTAGCATGGACACCACCGGTGGCCATCGCCGGGAGGACCGCACCGGCGGATTGGCCACCTTCCGCACCCACATGGCCCAGAAGTACGAACACGAGCGGAAGCGCAAGAGCTCGGCCAGCTCCGGAATGCGCGAGGAGCTGGACTCGATGCACATGACCACGCCGCCGCCCGTTATTGTGCCGGCTCCGGTGCCACCGCCTTCGTCGACCAGCCCGGGATTGGGTGTGGTGTCTGGCGTTCTGATGGGATCGGGTTCCGGGGGCAGCACTGCATGCCTGACCTACAACCGGGTGCCGTGGAAGTTGCGCGTGCGGAAGGAGGTCTTCCAGCCACACGAACCCATCGGTCCACCGGTGGCGCTGGACTTGCTCTTTGCCCAGGTGCTGGGCGACGTTTTCGGGGTGACTCCCTGCCTGCGAATTACGCCGCAGGAGAAGAGCTCCGCCCTGAACATGCTGCACGGGCATGGCGTGAGTGTGGACACGCTGTCCAATCGAAACGGATCGGGAGCCGGCGGTGGAGGAAATGGAGGACAGGTGCGTGCCCTGGTCAAGCGGCATCTGGTGGATATGGCTCGCGATTGGCCGCTGTATTTCGCTCGACTGTTCGCCGTACAAGGAGCGCCGCTCTATCCGGATGTTAGCATCATGGGCGTCTCGCACAGTGGACTCTACCTGGCTCGTCGAGATGCCGACTATCTGATCGTGGTGCAGGCCATCTCCTTTGGCGAAATCCAGAGTGCAGTCACCCTGCCGCGTCCTGCTGCACTGCAGCTCAATCTGAGGAATGGAAAGCATCTGGCACTCCATGCAGCCCGCGCCGCCGCCATCCAGTCGATGGTCACCACTTTTGTCCAGGAGTTCCGCAAG TCACAATCGAAGGCCTCCACTTTGTCGTCGGGTGCCCGAGCCGCCGCCCAGACATTGAATGTGCCGCTGGAGCGCCTGGAATCCCGCCAGGCGCACGCCCAGCGCAACGAGCACGGCGTGGATGGCGGATCACGACAGAatgagcagctgcagcagtcGGAACTGCATCATCacctgcagcaacagcagcagcagcagcagcagcagcagcaccatcagcagcagcagcaacagcagcagttggAGGACGCTATGGAGGAGCAGCACATGGCCACCgatcaccagcagcagcagcagcagcagttgggTCAGCAGCAGGGTCAACAGCAGCGCTTCCTCAAGCAGCAGAGCTACCTGCACTCCGCCCGAAAATCGAATGCTGGCCAACAGCCCTCCTCGCTGACCAACGGACAGGTGCACCACCAGGAGCagatgctgcagcagcaacagcagcaatcaCAGTCCCTACCGCATCACGACCTGGATGCCAACTATCTGCAGGACGAGAGTAATGGTGGCACTCCACCGTCGGTCACCAAGTACTCGCTGCTCCAGTTCGCCATGCAGCACTTCCGCAATGA CCAACTGAGGGACGCTGACCGCCACCACGAGCGGCACCAGTCCGCCGCGAACCGCTCCTATGCGGAACTGGTCAAGTGGCAGGGCCACGCCATACGCCTGCCGCTCCTCCGACTTCCAAATGATTTGGCGCCACTGGCGCTCGAGTGCTTCGACTGCATCCTGCGCTACTGCGGTGATATACCGCTGGATCCCGACCTCACCGAGGTCAAGTGCGTCTACACTGTGCTCATG CATTGTCACAAATACTTGGCCCTGCGTGACGAGGTCTACTGCCAGCTGATGAAGCAGACGACGGCCAACCGGTCACCATGTCCGGATAGCTCGCAGCGTGCCTGGCGTCTGCTCAGCATCCTGGCGGCATACTTTGGCTGCTCGGACGCACTGCGTCCCTACCTGATGGAGCACCTAACCTCGGCGGCCTCCGATCGTCGCCGTTCCTGTCACGGCACTGCGGCCGTTTGTCTGACCAATCTCCGGAAGACGGCCCGCTGTGGCGGCCGCAAGAATGTGCCCAGTGTGGAGGAGGTGACGGCCGTGTCCGCTGGACGTTCAGCCAGGCGACAGATCTACCGCCTGCCCGGCGGAGCGGAGCGTGTGGTCAACACCCGTTGCTCCACCGTGGTGGCTGATGTCATTGCCGAACTGTGCGCCCTCCTGGGCGTGGAATCCGAGGCTGAGCAGCAGGAGTTCTCGCTGTACTGCATCGTCCAGGGTGATGCGTTCACCATGCCGTTGGCCGCCGATGAGTATATCCTTGATGTGACCACCGAGCTGCTCAAGTCCGGACAGCCCTTCTACCTGATCTTCTGCCGATCCGTTTGGCACTTTGCCTTGAAACGAGAACCGGCTCCCATGCCGCTCTACGTGGAGGTGCTCTTCAACCAGGTGGCACCTGATTATCTGGAGGGTCTGCTGCTGGAACTGCCCGGCAATGGGGTGCCCGTACCGGAAATGGTCAGGGATATGGCCAGAATTGCTGCCCTGCTCCATCGGGCTGCCGATCTAAGTCACGTGCCCGCTATGAAGGAGATCAAATTCTTGCTGCCCAAGCCGGCGCTGGGTATCCGTGAGATCCGACCTGCCCAGTGGGTGGGTCTCGTTCAGTCGGCGTGGCCGCAGGTGGCCAACCTAAGTCCCGGCCAGGTGAAGGCGCAGTTCCTCAACGTGCTGGCCACCTGGCCGCTCTTCGGCAGCAGCTTCTTCGCAGTGAAGCGCATTTGGGCGGAGGAGGGTCCGCATGTGGAGGATAACCATAGTCCCATGTGGCGGGATCTCATCCTGGCGCTCAATCGACGTGGCGTTCTCTTCCTGGATCCCAATACACACGAGACCCTGCAGCACTGGAGCTTCATGGAGGTCATTTCCACGCGAAAG GTTCGTTCGGAGGATGGCGCCCTCTTCCTGGACATGAAGGTGGGCAATCTGATGCAGCAGCGCGTGATCCGTGTCCAAACGGAGCAGGCCCACGAGATCTCGCGCCTGGTGCGCCAGTATATCACCATGGCGCAGATCAGTCAGCGCGACAAGCGGGAGCTCAACTAA